In Lonchura striata isolate bLonStr1 chromosome 3, bLonStr1.mat, whole genome shotgun sequence, the sequence ACATCAAGTGGAGCCCTGGTACCAGACTCGTATCACCTTGCTGCGCTACTACATGCATCATTCCTCTCCAACAAACTGAATTGATGTCAACAGATTTggctaatttttaattttttttttaaacttcaattTGCCTGTTTCAACAAATGAGAGCACAATTTGGCtgctttctcagggaaaaggaAGCCAACTAAACATGACTTTCACCAGGCCTCAGTTTTTGGCCCCAGATTTCAACATACACTTTTACAACAATCAAAAGAACCATAGAAATTACTTATTTTACTGTTCCTTAACACGTATCACACAGTTCTGCAGCAAGCAGAATCACAGATGAACCTCAGAACATACAGAGAGCACAACTACTACACTGGacatgaaaaggaaattttattaAACATGTTTACATAACATGAGTTGGAAGTTCATTTAAAAGCACAGGGGAGTGTTAAGACAAGTGGTCAAAATAGAAAGATACTATTGAATTATAGCTAGTTGGTTTTTGTCCACTAAGACAGAACAGAATCTAGTAGTAGTGCACCAATGCTTGAGTTCTTCCTGCTCAGCAGGTCGAGCAGTAACCAATCTGTGCCCTATGGAAAGATGGGCAGAATAATTCCCATGTGTTGAGTAATAATAAATAGTTCACTTGGTGCAGGCAGTATGTCTATGAATTAAAACCTAGTGTGTACACAGTTTCTACATGTGTTACAGCCCCACAGTAGGAATCTACACCAAAATAGTTATTAGAAGGAATTTGGTCCGTACTACATCACGTTTTCCATAGGGTAAAAAATAAAGTCCATCTATAGACATTTAGCACCAGACCCACAGACCTAGCCTGGCTAAAACCTGCAAAATGTCTATAAGAAAAATGGATGGCTTAGATTTCTTGGTTACTTCGGTATAGTAATTACGAGCAAACTGTACAAGTACATGCAACATACAAGCTGGCCTATGTGGAACTAACATACATTATTAAATAAcctttttcatctctttttacAAAACGTGCATGCAGCTTTGAACAGTTCCAAGTCATGCTGCTCTATTTGTGTGATCACAAAATTGAATGGCCTGTAAAAGGAGGGGAAACATATCAATGCACCTGCAAGAATCTGCAGTTCTTCGCACATTTACAGAATATCACAAGGGATTCAAGGCCAAGAGGAACTCAAatgaataaaaagcaaattgaaatttgatttttttttctccaaaaagtAAGATATCTTGCGTTAAAAAATCAAGCCTTGTGCTTGCATCAATCTCAAAGAAATGTAAACTAAAATTTGGTAAAAACATTAGTAAGTGCAGAATATTTCAACTGGAATCTCCAGTGAAACATTGAACAACTCATACCGTGCTCTATCCAGGGCAGATAGGTGCATCTGAAGTGACACACATCAGAGAAGCCCGGGTACAGCTGAAAGTGTCATATGCTCAATTCATTCCTGGTCAACATTTGGGAAGTCAAATATACATTTATACACAGAAACGTAAGTATTTCCTCTCCAATTCTAGGAGGAAAATTGCATTACCAGTAACATATTCAATGTCAAAATTAAGACTAAAGCTGCTTTATACCAGTCCCCAGCAGTAGTTGCAGAATTCTTCAAAATTCTTCCATGCAAAACATCATAAACAGAAAagttattatatatatatatataatgcaaACATATCTgctttttacaaataaaaagtGGCACTgtgatgatttttatttttaagaatataACTTAGATTGGTCATTTATTCTGGGTTCCCATGTGAAAGACTTGTAAGTACCAGAACTGAGGAACAATTTGAACTCACTGGAATTGTAATTGTGGCTGTTGAACACTTTAACGATGCTTACAGAGATATGCTTCAgcccttttttgtttgttttagaaaaagaaaggaagggtCTCTGTTAGCATTGTGAGGACTTCTACAAAACTAGCAGAATCATGTGGCAAAAAACTAGTGGAAGTGACAAGTACAGAAAAACTGTTGAAACACCAGGAAGGTAACATTGCTTGAGGGCTCTCTCAAATGTGAAAAAACAACATTGTTAACAGAGTGAGAGCTTCCAGTTTGGGTCATCTTTGACTTAGGTCGAATTTAAatgtctctctcttttttctttttcctttcttttctttttttttttttttttttaatcattataAGCATCAGTGATAGCTGCTAATAGATTAGCTGTATGTGATATACCTTTGTTCTGTCAATTTAAGCCATCTCTCAACAGACAGACATTTGTTTAGATAACTACTACAAGCAAAAACAGAAGTGATTGTCTCTCTCCAACAGTGTTTCTTGACCATGTGAATATCTGGTTCCAATTGTTATCCTGGGTGATGTTTTTGAATAGACAGCACCTGCTACTATGATCTAATGCAGGGAGGCCCAGTTGAACTTTCCAGAGATGACTGGGAAGCCCTACGTGTCAGGGGAGTCAATGTTGGATCCACTAGCGATGAAGGTGGAAATAATTTATACCAGCCTATTACCACGCTGGACAAATCCAGTTCCTCCAGAAGGATCTGGGCAACTCCCATGAAGCATTTGTGGTCCATTCGGCCATAGTCTCCCCAGACTATTACCTGGAAGAACATAAAATTAAGGTTCATGATTGTCCCCAAATCCATGCTTATAGAGGGTTATATACTTAAACCTGTGATTATGTATGTTTGCTCTTGCTATTATAAGGCAAATGTTCTTCTGAAGAGTGAATGACTGCTTCCCTTTCATGGGAAAACCTCATGGCAGGACAGGAACAAGAGtcaacaaaaaagaaatgtttaatgCAATAAGACATTTTTCAAGACTGAAACCACAAGCTGCAAGGATGTCCATAATggtatttataaaattaaatgcttatGAGTTGGAATGGAATTACACATACCAGTTAAATTTAAGTAAACATGCAAGTGATTCCCCAAATGACAGCCTAAAATAGGATTAAGAAGAAACTGACCTGAAGGACTTTACCCTGTGGACTTTCTTCAAAAACCAGTGTCTGTTGGTACAGAGGATCAAGCGTCTTCCTTGCAATTCTTGTCTTCTTCTTAGCTATACATGCTCCATTTTCCAGTAAATACACTTTAACATACGGAGCTGCAGACAGAACATCAAGAATGTTATGTTTGGACTTACAGTGCACACCTGAAATGGAGGACAAATGCCTTAAAAGGAAGCAAAGTAGAAAGAAAATGACACATGTTACTTTCATTTTATCTTTGCAATTACATAATCTGAATAcaattatattaataaaaaagatGACACAACCCACAAGAAatcaatttgatttttataaACTTTAAATGTAATGACCTAAGATGTTACTAAAAACACTTCAtgtcagtaatttaaaaaacatgttCTTTTTCCAGGAGTTAGGTGTCACTGACAGCTATTCTAGATTCTCTGTGAATGCTTAGGGGTCAGAGGTAGTTCAAAGCAAAAGGAACTTTTAAGACTCTGCCACTCCAATCACAGACACAAATTGCTCTTTGATCTTTAGCTCCTAAAGAGATTGCAAAGTACCATTTTCActaaatgttatttaaaagaaCTGTTCCAGGTGTTACAATAAGCAGTGGCTGGGGTATTGATTCTAAATCTCCTCTAATAATTGTTTCTACAAATCACTAGAGCTTCAACAAATGTCCTTATAAAATGATACGGTATTTTTACAATATACATAgtaatattataataatatatattatgtaCATGATTGACACTGACAGTAACACTAGCACAAGCTGCTCCCTTCTTGAAGCATTATTGTGTACAGTTTTTTCCATA encodes:
- the RIMS1 gene encoding regulating synaptic membrane exocytosis protein 1 isoform X32, which encodes MAAEMRSRMVRQPSRESTDGSINSYSSEGNLIFPGVRLGADSQFSDFLDGLGPAQLVGRQTLATPAMGDIQIGMVDKKGQLEVEVIRARGLTQKPGSKSTPAPYVKVYLLENGACIAKKKTRIARKTLDPLYQQTLVFEESPQGKVLQVIVWGDYGRMDHKCFMGVAQILLEELDLSSVVIGWYKLFPPSSLVDPTLTPLTRRASQSSLESSTGPPCIRS